One Leucobacter muris DNA segment encodes these proteins:
- a CDS encoding tyrosine-protein phosphatase yields MTTTILTRELVLSAPVNLRDLGGIPVSGGVLRSGVAIRTDDLALVTDDVAASLERDGLTAIVDLRSPAEVGITGRGPFGSRAVSYHHLPLMADIGRDMRRQHSLTHEAMGESYVSMFESCGSQLVTALNVIAYTPGATAFHCAAGRDRTGVLAAALLLALGAHDDDIVTDYAKTGANMPAIVDRISCVMGPMLAQLGFDESPLRMGGLAEGDMSVSMRRLLGHLRGSYDEPLEPLRRAGLSDDTVARLRARAVDARAGAGAAAPTGANAA; encoded by the coding sequence ATGACCACCACCATCCTCACCCGCGAACTCGTGCTCAGCGCCCCCGTGAACCTGCGCGACCTCGGCGGCATCCCCGTCTCGGGCGGCGTGCTGCGCAGCGGGGTGGCGATCCGCACCGACGACCTCGCGCTCGTCACCGACGACGTGGCCGCCTCGCTCGAGCGCGACGGCCTCACCGCGATCGTGGATCTGCGCTCCCCCGCCGAGGTCGGCATCACCGGCCGCGGTCCGTTCGGCTCCCGCGCGGTCTCCTACCACCACCTGCCGCTCATGGCCGACATCGGCCGCGACATGCGGCGTCAGCACTCGCTCACCCACGAGGCGATGGGCGAGTCGTACGTGTCGATGTTCGAGAGCTGCGGATCGCAGCTCGTGACCGCGCTCAACGTGATCGCATACACGCCGGGCGCGACCGCGTTCCACTGCGCCGCGGGCCGGGATCGCACGGGGGTGCTCGCGGCCGCGCTGCTGCTCGCGCTCGGCGCCCACGATGACGACATCGTGACCGACTACGCGAAGACGGGCGCGAACATGCCGGCGATCGTGGATCGCATCTCGTGCGTCATGGGTCCGATGCTCGCGCAGCTCGGCTTCGACGAGAGCCCTCTGCGCATGGGCGGGCTCGCGGAGGGCGACATGTCGGTCTCGATGCGGCGCCTGCTGGGGCATCTGCGCGGCAGCTACGACGAGCCGCTGGAGCCGCTGCGGCGCGCGGGGCTCTCCGACGACACCGTGGCCCGGCTGCGGGCGCGGGCGGTCGACGCCCGCGCGGGAGCGGGAGCGGCCGCTCCGACGGGGGCGAACGCGGCGTGA
- a CDS encoding TetR/AcrR family transcriptional regulator, whose protein sequence is MTLAPDRDPGPAPGRGVAGRSDAARGEAAAGSAGPGRPRVARLDDAILRAAIELLDAGEDVSVSKVVERSGVSRAALYRRWPSITHLIAAALDVGRTAYPPITPDDDLRVALLRNFIPSQEPGVYPETRFRQRLKLVVANPELQQAYWKSHVERRRTPLEGSLRAAVDDGRLRADLDVSAAIDAMAGIVYYQFVVRGADLSAAETQRRMAAALDVVWRGMVSAEAGPHGRDRGAPSIHSSP, encoded by the coding sequence GTGACCCTCGCACCGGATCGGGATCCCGGGCCCGCTCCCGGCCGCGGCGTCGCCGGCCGCAGCGACGCTGCACGCGGCGAAGCCGCGGCCGGGAGCGCGGGGCCCGGGCGCCCGCGCGTCGCGAGACTCGACGACGCGATCCTGCGGGCCGCGATCGAACTGCTCGACGCGGGCGAGGACGTGTCGGTCTCGAAGGTGGTCGAGCGCAGCGGGGTGAGCCGAGCAGCGCTCTATCGCCGGTGGCCCTCGATCACGCACCTCATCGCCGCGGCGCTCGACGTGGGGCGCACGGCCTACCCGCCGATCACGCCCGACGACGATCTGCGGGTCGCGCTCCTGCGCAACTTCATCCCGTCTCAGGAGCCGGGGGTCTACCCGGAGACCCGGTTCAGGCAGCGACTGAAACTCGTGGTCGCGAACCCGGAACTGCAGCAGGCGTACTGGAAGTCGCACGTGGAGCGACGGCGCACGCCGCTCGAGGGCTCTCTGCGCGCCGCGGTCGACGACGGGCGGCTGCGCGCCGATCTCGACGTGTCTGCCGCGATCGATGCGATGGCGGGCATCGTCTACTACCAGTTCGTGGTGCGCGGCGCCGACCTGTCAGCGGCTGAGACGCAGCGGCGCATGGCCGCCGCGCTCGATGTCGTGTGGCGCGGCATGGTCTCGGCCGAGGCGGGCCCGCACGGGCGCGACCGCGGGGCTCCCTCGATACACTCGAGTCCATGA
- a CDS encoding class II glutamine amidotransferase, giving the protein MCRWLAYLGSAIPLEDVLVRPDHSLIDQSLLARDLTLPGDPRAAQFRRSAFPTNGDGFGVAWRGRAGTLGQYRQIEPAWDSQNLRLLAAQIESDCFLAHVRAAPGGTIAEQNCHPFVHGGWMFQHNGEIHGFPRVKRELALDVDPALYPSILGNSDSEVCFYLALGYGLAEEPVKALTRMVGRVERARRERAIAEPFRATVCASDGSQLVVLRWASPDAPRAEAPTLFHSAGATALRTVDGTEDRLPRDAQLVVSEPLELHWSSRTWHEVEAGTVGVFRRGEEPAFTRIELTV; this is encoded by the coding sequence ATGTGCCGCTGGCTCGCGTACCTCGGTTCGGCGATCCCGCTCGAAGACGTGCTCGTGCGTCCCGACCACTCGCTCATCGACCAGAGCCTGCTGGCGCGCGACCTCACACTGCCCGGGGATCCGCGGGCCGCCCAGTTCCGTCGCAGCGCCTTCCCCACGAACGGCGACGGCTTCGGGGTGGCCTGGCGCGGCCGGGCCGGAACCCTGGGGCAGTACCGTCAGATCGAGCCCGCCTGGGACAGCCAGAACCTGCGGCTCCTCGCCGCGCAGATCGAGTCGGACTGCTTTCTGGCGCACGTTCGCGCGGCCCCCGGCGGCACGATCGCCGAGCAGAACTGCCACCCGTTCGTGCACGGCGGGTGGATGTTCCAGCACAACGGCGAGATCCACGGCTTCCCGAGGGTGAAGCGCGAGCTGGCCCTCGACGTCGACCCCGCGCTGTACCCATCGATCCTCGGCAACTCCGACTCCGAGGTCTGCTTCTACCTGGCCCTCGGCTACGGTCTCGCCGAGGAGCCCGTGAAAGCGCTCACGCGCATGGTCGGCCGGGTCGAGCGCGCACGACGCGAGCGGGCGATCGCCGAGCCCTTCCGAGCGACGGTCTGCGCCTCCGACGGCTCGCAGCTGGTCGTGCTGCGGTGGGCGAGCCCCGACGCGCCCCGCGCCGAGGCCCCGACGCTGTTCCACTCGGCGGGGGCCACGGCCCTGCGCACCGTCGACGGAACCGAGGACCGGCTACCGCGAGACGCGCAGCTCGTCGTCTCGGAGCCCCTCGAACTGCACTGGAGCAGCCGCACCTGGCACGAGGTCGAGGCGGGGACGGTCGGTGTCTTCCGCAGGGGAGAGGAGCCCGCCTTCACGCGGATCGAGCTCACCGTCTGA
- a CDS encoding DUF488 domain-containing protein, whose product MPDLPFLTVGHSNRELDEFIELLEQHAVESLVDVRRLPGSRRYPQFNADALEASLADRGIAFRRSEGLTGRRPVSREVPFEVNAWWQNRSFHNYADHALGREFADALLELRGAGSERRTAVMCSEAVWWRCHRRIIADHLLAAGEEVRHILGPGRSDPAELSAGAVIGAEGEVSYPARP is encoded by the coding sequence ATGCCCGACCTGCCATTCCTCACCGTCGGCCACTCGAATCGCGAGCTCGACGAGTTCATCGAACTGCTCGAGCAGCACGCGGTGGAGTCGCTGGTCGACGTGCGCAGGCTCCCCGGGTCGAGACGCTATCCGCAGTTTAACGCCGACGCGCTCGAAGCGTCGCTCGCAGACCGCGGCATCGCGTTCCGCCGCTCCGAGGGGCTGACCGGGCGACGGCCCGTCAGCCGGGAGGTGCCGTTCGAGGTGAACGCGTGGTGGCAGAACCGCAGCTTCCACAACTACGCGGATCACGCCCTCGGCCGCGAGTTCGCCGACGCGCTGCTGGAGCTGCGCGGCGCCGGATCGGAGCGGCGCACGGCGGTGATGTGCTCGGAGGCGGTGTGGTGGCGCTGCCACCGCCGCATCATCGCGGATCACCTGCTGGCGGCCGGCGAGGAGGTGCGGCACATCCTGGGGCCGGGCCGATCCGACCCCGCGGAGCTGAGCGCCGGGGCCGTGATCGGCGCCGAGGGCGAGGTCTCGTACCCCGCGCGCCCGTGA
- a CDS encoding hypervirulence associated TUDOR domain-containing protein: MTQEFSVGDHVCWNSEAGRVSGTIIKVHTDDFDYKGHRRRASADDPQYEIKSDKTDHVAAHKGSALRRLR, translated from the coding sequence ATGACGCAAGAGTTCTCAGTCGGCGACCACGTGTGCTGGAACTCCGAGGCGGGCCGCGTCTCGGGCACGATCATCAAGGTGCACACCGACGACTTCGACTACAAGGGCCACCGGCGACGCGCCTCCGCCGACGACCCGCAGTACGAGATCAAGAGCGACAAGACCGACCACGTCGCCGCGCACAAGGGGAGTGCGCTGCGACGACTGCGGTGA
- a CDS encoding FadR/GntR family transcriptional regulator produces MPQVKRAPLADQAAELLLERIRAGEWKLGEKLPGETTLAPQLGVGRSTVREAIRQLAGRGVLASRQGAGVFVTALDAPEDWDAVLRRSDIATVIEARIAIESEAAALAAARRTPADLRAIRRALARRSEHRSEIESHVDTDTEFHRAIVAAAHNPILLELFDGFTPRLRAAMIEMLRLRKRFGGEADHDTHVELADAIAGRDGAAAAALSRAHLRSMQESLG; encoded by the coding sequence ATGCCGCAGGTGAAGCGGGCGCCGCTGGCCGATCAGGCGGCCGAACTGCTGCTGGAGCGCATCAGGGCGGGCGAGTGGAAGCTGGGCGAGAAGCTGCCCGGGGAGACCACGCTCGCGCCCCAGCTCGGTGTCGGCCGCTCCACCGTGCGCGAGGCGATCCGGCAGCTCGCGGGCCGGGGCGTGCTCGCCTCCCGACAGGGGGCCGGGGTCTTCGTCACCGCGCTCGACGCGCCCGAGGACTGGGACGCGGTGCTGCGCCGATCCGACATCGCGACCGTGATCGAGGCGCGCATCGCGATCGAGAGCGAGGCCGCCGCCCTCGCGGCGGCACGGCGGACCCCCGCGGACCTGCGGGCCATCCGCCGCGCCCTCGCCCGCCGGTCCGAGCACCGCTCCGAGATCGAGAGCCACGTCGACACCGACACCGAGTTCCACCGAGCCATCGTCGCGGCCGCCCACAACCCGATCCTGCTCGAACTCTTCGACGGCTTCACCCCCCGGTTGCGCGCGGCCATGATCGAGATGCTGCGCCTGCGCAAACGCTTCGGCGGAGAAGCCGACCACGACACCCACGTCGAACTCGCCGACGCGATCGCCGGGCGCGACGGGGCGGCGGCGGCCGCGCTCAGCCGCGCCCACCTGCGCTCGATGCAGGAGAGCCTCGGATGA
- a CDS encoding 2-isopropylmalate synthase yields the protein MPSHRYTDAYARVDVPLAQREWPSRRLTAAPLWVPVDLRDGNQALAEPMDPERKHRFFELMVSMGYKEIEVGYPSASQTDYDFVRLIADTAIAPEDLTIVVFTPARRDLIERTVESIQGIANPVVIHMYTATAPSWRTLVLGHDRASLKQLILAGARDVLRLAGDMPNVRFQFSPEVFNFTEPDYVLDVCDAVTELWAATPQRPVILNLPATVEIATPNVYADQIEYMHLNLARRDSVILSVHPHNDRGTGIACAELAVLAGAQRVEGCIFGNGERTGNVDIATLALNLHAQGVDPMIDFSDIDKIRRTVEHCNRIEVHPRHPYAGDLVHTAFSGTHQDAIKKGFAEHRARAAAEGRSESEIAWRVPYLPIDPADIGRSYDAVIRVNSQSGKGGIAYLLETEYGIELPRRLQIDFARQVQRHTDTTGAEVTAAELWRIFEEAYLAPGHGRVELIGVTASETGDDCRVDVDLGIDGRPRSSAHETAAPAEALVAALAQHGIGIEVLDVVHTALASTDVSEALALVEYRGPSGVAWAAGRDRAPQAAALVAIINAANAANATGASSASGADAMDQAAGSSSSPSTAARVRAASREDTPSLR from the coding sequence ATGCCGTCGCACCGCTACACCGACGCGTACGCGCGCGTCGACGTGCCGCTCGCGCAGCGCGAGTGGCCATCCCGTCGCCTCACCGCAGCCCCGCTGTGGGTGCCGGTCGACCTGCGCGACGGCAACCAGGCCCTCGCCGAGCCCATGGACCCGGAGCGCAAGCACCGCTTCTTCGAACTGATGGTCTCGATGGGCTACAAGGAGATCGAGGTCGGCTACCCGTCGGCCTCGCAGACCGACTACGACTTCGTGCGGCTGATCGCCGACACCGCGATCGCCCCCGAGGACCTGACGATCGTGGTCTTCACCCCCGCCCGGCGCGACCTCATCGAGCGCACCGTCGAGTCGATCCAGGGCATCGCCAACCCGGTCGTGATCCACATGTACACCGCCACGGCGCCGAGCTGGCGCACCCTGGTGCTCGGCCACGACCGCGCCTCGCTCAAGCAGCTGATCCTCGCGGGCGCCCGGGACGTGCTGCGCCTCGCCGGCGACATGCCGAACGTGCGCTTCCAGTTCTCCCCCGAGGTGTTCAACTTCACCGAACCCGACTACGTGCTCGACGTCTGCGACGCCGTCACCGAGCTGTGGGCGGCGACCCCGCAGCGGCCCGTGATCCTGAACCTGCCCGCCACCGTCGAGATCGCGACCCCGAACGTCTACGCCGATCAGATCGAGTACATGCACCTGAACCTCGCCCGCCGCGACAGCGTGATCCTGTCGGTGCACCCGCACAACGACCGCGGCACCGGCATCGCCTGCGCCGAGCTGGCGGTGCTCGCGGGGGCTCAGCGTGTCGAAGGCTGCATCTTCGGCAACGGCGAGCGCACCGGCAACGTCGACATCGCCACCCTGGCCCTCAACCTGCACGCGCAGGGCGTCGACCCGATGATCGACTTCTCGGACATCGATAAGATCCGCCGCACCGTCGAGCACTGCAATCGCATCGAGGTGCACCCGAGGCACCCGTACGCGGGCGATCTGGTGCACACGGCGTTCAGCGGCACCCACCAGGACGCGATCAAGAAGGGCTTCGCCGAGCACCGCGCACGCGCCGCCGCCGAGGGCCGATCCGAGAGCGAGATCGCGTGGCGGGTGCCGTACCTGCCGATCGACCCCGCCGACATCGGCCGCAGCTACGACGCCGTGATCCGCGTCAACTCGCAGTCGGGCAAGGGCGGGATCGCGTACCTGCTCGAGACGGAGTACGGGATCGAACTGCCCAGGCGCCTGCAGATCGACTTCGCGCGCCAGGTGCAGCGCCACACCGACACGACCGGCGCCGAGGTCACGGCCGCCGAACTGTGGCGCATCTTCGAGGAGGCGTACCTCGCCCCGGGGCACGGCCGCGTCGAGCTCATCGGGGTCACCGCGTCTGAGACGGGCGACGACTGCCGAGTCGACGTCGACCTCGGCATCGACGGTCGCCCGCGCTCGAGTGCGCACGAGACCGCGGCGCCGGCCGAGGCGCTCGTGGCCGCGCTCGCGCAGCACGGGATCGGGATCGAGGTGCTCGACGTGGTGCACACCGCCCTCGCATCGACCGACGTCAGCGAGGCGCTCGCGCTCGTCGAGTACCGCGGCCCCTCGGGCGTCGCCTGGGCCGCGGGCCGGGACCGCGCGCCGCAGGCCGCCGCACTCGTCGCGATCATCAACGCCGCCAACGCCGCCAACGCAACCGGCGCTTCGAGCGCTTCCGGCGCCGACGCGATGGATCAGGCGGCCGGATCCTCGAGCAGCCCGAGCACGGCCGCGCGCGTCAGGGCGGCCTCGCGAGAGGACACCCCGAGCTTGCGGTAG
- a CDS encoding helix-turn-helix transcriptional regulator encodes MHGPVGSGKTTLLASWAAAVESPVLWCEPEGGRLPFAEIETFAAERPGVLVIDGGERVEGDELIRLGSLIDRAPQLRLAVATRAARTAREIASVSDAAVDVIAPSDLLVTADELRDAGLLGTAEARAELLRDTEGLMIAVRARLDDAVRGVSGVRDRLRRTLRGELDEQPGRYELAVRLAILPRVDRSILAAWEIHEGIIDDLDGAGLAEWDGDWLRMHPFIRGALAEDAEEQLSGAERRTLLAAATRSSLIRRDPLQALRTAFDLDDLELATEVVFANMVDLLEARDECYEIFTGVRASRLRGYPGLTVMLVLLSNMAPDTRPRALQLLAAESLFQRLQPSRGRHRERVVYRAFEAAALRLTPFSGRALPLIRQAVDDFTTLSDEDMDALGRMGPMLQVHLGIGALYLRDLELARRCFDLADALHAEAGRADRVDPLSMRAGLAALSGELSLARRLLAEADAAEWPAGWRGSSPADFFNLCAAVLALEDGDPHAAGKSLDAAGPLVDMVEHWTIYALVRARRDRLAGEVEAGLVRVQRLREQRGSAPLTPMARSLLDAAEAELLLAAGEPAEARRIAGRSAKHSAPGGIVLARAELALNRTSEAAVQAHRVLSTAGLAPRNRLEAELVLACSALRTGHERDAATLLPRIAELLRSTGMRAPLRAISLRDRDALSEGMIHAGVSRDIVSLIAVEASRTDADVTLMRGLSPREQAVLEVLAETGAIDEIAARLYVSRNTVKSQLRTVYRKLGVSSREAALTRAAVLGLLEDPAA; translated from the coding sequence GTGCACGGCCCGGTGGGATCGGGGAAGACGACGCTGCTCGCCTCGTGGGCCGCCGCCGTCGAGTCGCCGGTGCTCTGGTGCGAGCCCGAGGGTGGGCGTCTGCCCTTCGCGGAGATCGAGACGTTCGCCGCGGAGCGGCCGGGGGTGCTGGTGATCGACGGCGGCGAGCGGGTCGAGGGCGACGAGCTCATCCGACTCGGATCGCTCATCGATCGTGCGCCCCAGCTGCGCCTGGCGGTGGCGACGCGCGCCGCCCGCACCGCCCGAGAGATCGCGTCCGTCTCGGACGCCGCCGTCGACGTGATCGCACCCTCCGACCTGCTCGTCACGGCGGACGAGCTGCGCGACGCCGGGCTGCTCGGCACCGCCGAGGCGCGCGCCGAGCTGCTGCGCGACACCGAGGGGCTGATGATCGCGGTGCGGGCGCGGCTCGACGACGCCGTTCGTGGGGTCTCCGGCGTTCGGGATCGGCTTCGGCGCACGCTGCGCGGCGAGCTCGACGAGCAGCCCGGGCGGTACGAACTCGCTGTGCGCCTCGCGATCCTGCCCCGCGTCGATCGTTCGATCCTCGCCGCGTGGGAGATCCACGAAGGGATCATCGACGACCTGGACGGGGCGGGGCTCGCCGAGTGGGACGGCGACTGGCTGCGCATGCACCCGTTCATTCGCGGAGCGCTCGCGGAAGACGCCGAGGAGCAGCTGTCCGGCGCCGAGCGCCGCACGCTGCTCGCAGCGGCGACTCGATCCTCGCTGATCCGGCGGGATCCGCTGCAGGCCCTGCGCACCGCCTTCGATCTCGACGACCTCGAGCTCGCCACCGAGGTCGTCTTCGCCAACATGGTCGATCTGCTCGAGGCGCGCGACGAATGCTACGAGATCTTCACAGGCGTACGGGCGTCGCGGCTGCGCGGCTACCCCGGGCTCACCGTGATGCTCGTGCTGCTCTCGAACATGGCCCCCGACACGCGGCCGCGGGCTCTGCAGCTGCTCGCGGCGGAGTCGCTGTTCCAGCGCCTGCAGCCGAGCCGCGGGCGGCATCGCGAGCGCGTCGTCTACCGCGCGTTCGAGGCGGCCGCCCTGCGACTGACGCCGTTCTCGGGCCGTGCGCTGCCGCTCATCCGGCAGGCCGTCGACGACTTCACGACGCTGAGCGACGAGGACATGGACGCGCTGGGCCGCATGGGGCCGATGCTGCAGGTGCACCTCGGGATCGGCGCCCTCTACCTGAGAGACCTCGAGCTGGCGCGGCGCTGCTTCGACCTCGCCGACGCCCTGCACGCGGAGGCGGGTCGAGCCGATCGGGTCGATCCGCTCTCGATGCGCGCCGGGCTCGCGGCGCTGAGCGGCGAGTTGTCGCTCGCGCGCAGGCTGCTCGCCGAGGCCGACGCGGCGGAGTGGCCCGCGGGCTGGCGCGGCTCCAGCCCGGCCGACTTCTTCAACCTGTGCGCGGCCGTGCTCGCCCTCGAGGACGGCGACCCGCACGCCGCCGGGAAGAGCCTCGACGCGGCCGGGCCGCTCGTCGACATGGTCGAGCACTGGACGATCTACGCGCTCGTGCGCGCCCGTCGCGACCGCCTCGCGGGTGAGGTCGAAGCGGGCCTCGTGCGCGTGCAGCGCCTCCGCGAGCAGCGCGGTTCGGCGCCGCTCACGCCGATGGCGCGGAGCCTGCTCGATGCCGCAGAGGCCGAGCTCCTCCTCGCGGCCGGCGAGCCGGCGGAGGCGCGCAGGATCGCCGGCCGCTCGGCGAAGCACAGCGCCCCGGGCGGCATCGTCCTCGCCCGCGCCGAGCTGGCGCTGAACCGCACCTCCGAGGCCGCGGTGCAGGCGCATCGCGTGCTCAGCACCGCCGGTCTCGCACCGCGCAACCGCCTCGAAGCCGAGCTGGTGCTCGCGTGCTCGGCGCTGCGCACGGGGCACGAGCGCGACGCCGCGACGCTGCTGCCCCGCATCGCCGAGCTGCTGAGATCGACCGGCATGCGAGCGCCGCTGCGCGCGATCTCCCTCCGCGACCGCGACGCGCTGAGCGAGGGGATGATCCACGCGGGCGTCTCGCGCGACATCGTCTCGCTCATCGCGGTCGAGGCATCGCGGACCGACGCCGACGTGACCCTCATGAGGGGGCTCAGCCCGCGCGAGCAGGCCGTGCTCGAGGTGCTCGCCGAGACGGGTGCGATCGATGAGATCGCCGCGCGCCTGTACGTCTCGCGCAACACGGTGAAGTCGCAGCTGCGCACCGTCTACCGCAAGCTCGGGGTGTCCTCTCGCGAGGCCGCCCTGACGCGCGCGGCCGTGCTCGGGCTGCTCGAGGATCCGGCCGCCTGA
- a CDS encoding S8 family serine peptidase produces the protein MTAAPAVADPGPVADPGPVAEPGPAAVEPDPSQPDPVQPETLADALAAAAEAGSGTAEEFADAVAVPAEGPGSVVLDGEGRISATVFWAGSGEAVLDRVRETIGDRGSVASVSTVAPAAEVWVEPVLLDDLRALPGVSGVTPALRPASSRAALTDRLEAVHGSLPAALESRSGTAETALRPSTAATASACRALPVETDVPLRSDLARTAYGVDGTGVTIGIVSDSFAHRTAPTSWDDDVAAGALPGPGNPCGRTAPVTLVSDAAGGADEGRAMAQLVHGIAPGAKILFADEGFGDFAMAENIMKLVDAGADIIVDDISWFQEPYFQQGIISAVYERARAEHGVLTIAAAGNSNATATQGPHAGTPLSSWQTSAYRPMECPAWVPIGPHDPLYGRTDIDCLDFDSGPGEQPYDLLTMAGAPGGPERVLTTAASIGEPMFGVTTDYELRFYEEDASGAPQPLDRILMFGAPYPGAVGGFEVKPGTKVRMVFIRRSFDPSASAAPAVFIGFALGATAIAERQFMGDAPPASPVGDRVGAVTLGHNGDGSALSVAAVPWDAPAQLRPFSSLGPNTLLFDRVPVGDPAPAPAAPLPAPLTVSAPNVASVDGARTTFFNVPENTPDGIVYRFTGTSAAAPTVAAVAALGLSYAPGATADELRAALAETARGASIGGPVNPYDPALFPDAHVFGSGLVDANALLAALPAPNPPGPGPGPGPDPVPVPDPDDSDARRGSGDPVDLTNASGSPTGRLSATGGTETPFGALGAGLLALGAAALVAAARSRRTRGRGHRSATG, from the coding sequence ATGACCGCCGCGCCGGCGGTCGCCGACCCGGGCCCGGTGGCCGACCCGGGGCCGGTCGCCGAACCAGGCCCCGCGGCCGTCGAACCCGATCCGTCGCAACCCGATCCGGTGCAGCCCGAGACGCTCGCCGACGCCCTCGCGGCGGCGGCCGAGGCCGGTTCCGGTACGGCCGAGGAGTTCGCCGACGCGGTAGCGGTGCCGGCCGAGGGCCCAGGGAGCGTGGTGCTCGACGGGGAGGGGCGCATCTCGGCGACGGTGTTCTGGGCCGGTTCGGGCGAGGCGGTGCTCGACCGGGTGCGCGAGACGATCGGCGACCGGGGGAGCGTGGCATCGGTGTCGACCGTGGCACCCGCCGCGGAGGTGTGGGTGGAACCCGTACTGCTCGACGATCTTCGCGCGCTGCCCGGAGTGAGCGGCGTGACACCCGCCCTGCGGCCCGCGAGCAGCAGGGCCGCGCTCACGGATCGGCTCGAGGCCGTGCACGGCAGCCTGCCGGCCGCGCTCGAGTCGCGCTCCGGCACCGCGGAGACCGCGCTGCGGCCGAGCACGGCGGCGACGGCCTCGGCCTGCCGCGCGCTGCCCGTCGAGACCGACGTGCCCCTGCGCTCCGACCTCGCGCGTACCGCGTACGGCGTCGACGGCACGGGTGTGACCATCGGCATCGTGTCGGACTCGTTCGCCCACCGCACCGCACCGACCTCGTGGGACGACGACGTCGCCGCCGGTGCGCTGCCCGGCCCCGGCAACCCGTGCGGCAGAACCGCGCCCGTCACCCTCGTGTCGGACGCCGCGGGAGGCGCCGATGAGGGGCGTGCGATGGCGCAGCTGGTGCACGGGATCGCGCCGGGCGCGAAGATCCTCTTCGCCGACGAGGGGTTCGGCGACTTCGCCATGGCGGAGAACATCATGAAGCTCGTCGATGCCGGTGCCGACATCATCGTCGACGACATCTCGTGGTTCCAGGAGCCCTACTTCCAGCAGGGGATCATCTCGGCCGTTTACGAGCGGGCGCGCGCCGAGCATGGAGTGCTCACGATCGCGGCCGCCGGCAACTCGAACGCGACGGCCACTCAGGGGCCGCATGCGGGCACCCCGCTCTCCTCCTGGCAGACCAGCGCGTACCGACCGATGGAGTGCCCGGCGTGGGTGCCGATCGGGCCGCACGATCCGCTGTACGGGCGCACCGACATCGACTGCCTCGACTTCGATTCCGGGCCGGGGGAGCAGCCCTACGATCTGCTCACGATGGCGGGAGCGCCCGGCGGCCCCGAGCGCGTGCTCACGACGGCGGCCTCGATCGGTGAGCCGATGTTCGGCGTCACGACCGACTACGAGCTGCGCTTCTACGAGGAGGACGCGTCGGGCGCTCCGCAGCCGCTCGACCGCATCCTCATGTTCGGGGCGCCGTATCCCGGCGCCGTCGGCGGGTTCGAGGTGAAGCCGGGCACGAAGGTGCGCATGGTGTTCATTCGCCGCTCGTTCGACCCCTCGGCGTCTGCCGCGCCGGCCGTGTTCATCGGGTTCGCGCTCGGCGCAACCGCGATCGCCGAGCGGCAGTTCATGGGCGATGCGCCGCCCGCGTCTCCCGTCGGCGACCGCGTCGGTGCGGTTACGCTCGGCCACAACGGGGACGGATCCGCGCTCTCGGTCGCCGCGGTGCCGTGGGATGCGCCGGCGCAGTTGCGGCCGTTCAGCTCGCTCGGCCCGAACACGCTGCTCTTCGACCGCGTGCCCGTCGGCGACCCCGCTCCCGCGCCCGCCGCCCCGCTGCCTGCCCCGCTGACCGTATCGGCGCCCAACGTCGCCTCCGTCGACGGCGCGCGCACCACCTTCTTCAACGTGCCCGAGAACACGCCGGACGGCATCGTGTACCGGTTCACGGGCACCTCCGCCGCCGCTCCCACCGTCGCGGCCGTCGCGGCGCTCGGCCTCTCGTACGCGCCGGGGGCGACCGCGGACGAGCTTCGCGCGGCGCTCGCCGAGACCGCTCGAGGCGCCTCGATCGGGGGCCCGGTGAACCCCTACGATCCCGCGCTGTTCCCCGACGCCCACGTCTTCGGCTCGGGCCTCGTCGACGCGAACGCGCTGCTCGCGGCGCTGCCCGCCCCGAATCCGCCCGGACCCGGGCCCGGGCCCGGCCCCGATCCGGTTCCCGTCCCCGATCCCGATGATTCCGACGCCCGCCGAGGCTCGGGCGATCCGGTCGATCTCACGAACGCGAGCGGCTCGCCGACGGGTCGCCTGTCGGCCACGGGCGGCACCGAGACGCCCTTCGGGGCGCTCGGGGCGGGGCTGCTGGCGCTCGGCGCTGCGGCGCTGGTGGCCGCAGCGCGGTCGCGGCGCACCCGGGGGCGGGGCCATCGCTCCGCGACCGGGTAG